Genomic segment of Paenibacillus sp. FSL R5-0912:
AAGCGTATGGGAGAAGTACACATGGTCTCCAAAGTGCTGCCGGACCCTTCCTCCGTGAAGGTTGAGGCACATATGGTGACGGACAGCCACGATTGTCCGCAGATCGGAATCTATAATGTCGAAGGACCGCTGTTCTTCGGAGCCGCCTACCGCTTCGACAGTACCATGCCGGGACTTGGGCCGGATCAGCCGAAGGTCATTCTGCTTCGCATGGGGAAGGTGCCGCTAATGGACACCACCGGTGAAGCCAATCTGGCCGGTCTGGTGAAGCAGCTGCACGCGGATGGCGGAAGACTGATGATCTCCGGTATCCAGAGCCAGCCGCTGGATCTGCTGAAGAAGACAGGTCTGTATGACAGAATCGGGGCTGCCCAGTTCTATGATCATACAGGGGAAGCGATCAATGAAGCGCTGGGAAGCATTGATTACAGCCGTTGCCTGGGCTGCAAGCATGCTGCCTTCAGAGAATGCAGTGCATTCTCAGGGCTTGATGAGGCCTACCCGCGCAGCGCAGCCTTCAAAGGGCGTACTCCGGCTGTCGCCAGGAAGCTGAGCGGCGGGGTGTAGATAACGGAACCCGTTTCCTGCTGATACAGACTTAACATTAATAACATCAATAGCAACAGCTCCAGCCCGGACATTTACGCGTCCGGGCTGTTTGTATAGCTGCCGCATACAATGTTGGACTAAGCGGTTCCATATTTGTACAATTAGAAGAGTGAAAAGACAATTGAAGTGTGTACATAGCTGAACTATATAACAAGGTAAGGAGATTATCCTCTCATGAAGGAACTGAATTATTCGAAGGTATTTATACTACTGGTTGGAATGACGGCAGCGACACTTGCCGTATATCGCGTAGTTTCGCTGCGGACGGATACGTTCTATGCTTTTCTGCTCTGGAATCTGTTTCTGGCTTGGGTGCCGTTCTTCTTCTCCATGGCCGCGCATGAGCTGGATAAGCGGAAGATCGGGGGGCTGCTGATTCTGCCGCTCGGTATAGCCTGGATGCTCTTTTTCCCGAATGCGCCCTATATTATGACTGACCTCGTGCATTTAACCATCCGCAAAAGCAAATACATCGTCGGCGGGACGATCCAGAACCGGTACTGGTACGATCTGACCACCCTGCTCTTGTTCACCTGGAGCGGCTGGCTGACCGGATTCTTCTCCCTGTACCAGTTCCAGCATGTGATCTACCGCAAGACCAATGGGGTGCTGTCCTGGATCTTCGTGCTGTTTGCCTGCGTAATGGGCGGTTATGGCGTTCTACTGGGCAGAGTCTACCGCTTGAACAGCTGGGATGTGCTGACAGACCGCCATCAGCTGTATCAGCTGGTGATCACCAGTCTGAACCAGCAGTCTGTATTCTTCAGCTTGTTCGTAGCCTTTGTGCTGCTGGTGATTTATGCTACGCTATATTGTCTGCTGAACGGTCTTGCCAGCGGGAGCGGCAAAGCTTATTCGAAGGGCGGCAGAAGATGATCTTCAGCGTAAAGGTTGGAATCTTGCTCCGGATCTAGTTCCAGTTCCAGCCCGGGTCCTGGGTGATACTGATAACGTGCAAGGTCAATCACTCCTCGCTCGTCAATAACAATCCCTTCACCCAGCAGATACAGCTGCTGCAGTGAGCCGGATTCGTCTTCGGTAAGCGAGATCATTCCTTTGGAATTGATGACCCTATGCCACGGCAGCTTATACTTCCTGCTCATGGAGTGCAGAATGCGCACTACCTGCCTGGCTCCCCGGGGACTTCCGGCCGCGCGGGCGATTCCACCGTAGGTCATGACGGCTCCTTCCGGAATGGACTGAATAATGGTGATCACTCTTTTGGTGAATGGTGTCATGTACAGGCTCCTTTGTCTGTAATAGAACTATCCGCTGTATGTACTTAGGACAACCATAACATAAAGCGCTGCATAGAGCATCTGCCGGGATGGAGCAGTTGCGATAGCCTGATAATAGTTCTCCCGGTCCTGCCCTGCCAAGCCTCTGTCTGCACAGACAGGGGCTTTTTGCTGTTCGTTGCCTAAGCCTGAGTTCTTCCTCTACAGCATAATTATGGCGAATAGGAGTTAGAGAGACGGGGGATAATCAGAGCAATAGAAATGCGACAGGGGTGACTGCTGTGAAGAGTAAGGATGCTGCAATGAATAATGAATCTGCCGGCAAAATATCTTCTTACCAGCCGCTGAGTCCTTCGCTGGATGATACGATAGCGCTGTTCCGGAGGATATTTAACAACGACGGCACCCTGAGGGTCCGGGTCATTGAGAATAAACACGGCGTACCGGTCCGCTGCGGTTTAATCTACGTGGAGGGAATGATTGACCGGGATCTTATTCAGAATGGGATTACTAAGCCGGTGATGAACTATGAATTCTCAGAGAAAGAGAGTGGAAATCCTGCCGAGCTGATGGAGAAAATCCGTATGGAAGTTATCAATATCAGTGACATTATGGTCTCTACGGAGCTGGAAGAACTGGTCGGTGCAGTAGTGAGCGGGAAGACCGTATTTCTCTTAGACGGCTATGCCGGGGCGCTCAATATCAATGCCCAAGGGTGGGAGACACGCTCAATAGCAGAGCCTGAGACGGAAAAAGCGGTGCGAGGTCCCAGAGAAGGCTTTACCGAATCGCTGCTCGTTAATCTTACCCTTATCCGCCGCAGAGTGCAGAACTCTGATTTGAAATTTGTCTTCACCAATATCGGAACACGCAGCAAGACACAGACCTGCATCTGCTACATGGAAAGTTTGGCCTCCCCCGACATTCTTAAGGAGCTCTATACACGTCTGGAGCGTGTGGAGATTGACCATTTATTGGATACAGGCTATCTTGCCGAGCTTATCCGCGACGAACCCTATTCACCCTTCGAGCTGATCGGCAGTACTGAACGGCCGGACTCTGTAGTTGGCAAGATTATGGAGGGAAGAATTGCTCTTCTCATTGAGGGGACTTCCTTTGTATTAACACTGCCGTATGTGTTTGTGGAGAATTTTCAGGCCAGCGAGGATTATTATATTAATTATTATTTTGCCTCCTTTAACCGGCTGCTTAGAGTACTTGGAGCCTTCATGTCGGTCAGCATACCCGCCGGGTATGTTGCACTGGTTACCTATGCTCAGGAGATGGTTCCGACGCAGCTGCTGTTAAGCATTGCCAATGCCAGGATGTCAGTGCCTTTCCCTACGATAGTTGAGGCGATAATTATGCTTACAATCTTCGAGGTACTGCGGGAAGCGGGAGCCCGTATTCCAACCTCCATTGGCCAGGCTGTCAGTATCGTAGGAGCACTGGTTCTGGGTCAGGCTGCTGTTGATGCGCGAATTGTCAGTGCACCGATGGTTATTGTCGTGGGATTAACGGGAATCACGACACTGCTCAATCCGCGGCTGACCGGACCGCTAATTATTGTCAGGCTGGGACTGCTTCTGGTGACCTTTTTCCTGGGGATATACGGATATTACTTCGGCCTGCTCGGCCTGGTGATTCACCTGATGAGCATGCGCTCCTTCGGGGTTCCCTACATGCTCGGAGTAGGCTCCATCCGTCCGCAGGATATTAAGGATACAGCCATTCGGGCGCCATGGTGGGATATGTACCTGCGTCCCGCAATGATTGGAGCGCGCAATATGAGGCGGCAGCCATCCAAGAAGCCGGCAAAGCGGTCATGAGGATTTTGCGCAGAATGCTGTCTGTTCAGATCTCGCTGCTGCTGCTGCTGAGCATCACCGGGTGCTGGAATTATACTGAGGTTGATGATATGGCCATTGTAGCTGGAGTAGCGATTGACAAGAACAAGGAGGACGGGAAGCTGCAGCTTACAGCAGAGATAGTTGATACCACTGGCGGAAAGGACAGGAATCAGTCCGGATTCAGGATGTTAAGTCTCAGCGGTGATACCATGTTCGAAATTGTCCGCAATATGATTTCCTTGACTGGCAAGAAGCTATTCTGGAGCCATTCGAAGAGCATTATCGTCAGTAAAGAGATTGCCCGAGACGGCCTAATTAAAGCGTTGGACTGGTACAGCAGAGATACGGAAACCCGGTCAGATGTATTCATATTTGTCTCGGGCGAGAAAACAGCACATGAGGTGCTGGATTTGAATAAAGCGACGCAGACCGTGCTGTCGTTTGAATTGGCCCAGATGATGCGGGACGAGAAGCATGTCGGCTCAGCACCCGTTGTAGAAATATGGGATTTCATTGATAAGTTAGAGACAGTGGGCAAAAGCGCCATAGCTCCCATTATCAGCATTCATGATGAGAACGGGAAGAAGACCGAACGCGTGGACGGCACCGCCATATTCAAGAAGGATAGAATGGTAGGAAGTCTGAACGGTGATGAGACGAAGAGCGCACTGTTTGTAAAGAATAAGATACAAGGAGGAGTGCTGGAGGTGGGTAATAAAGACGGAATCCCTTCGTACTCTCTGGAGATCTTAGGAAGCCGGACCAAGCTGAAGCCTAGAATCGTCGAGGGTAAGGTGCTGATGCAAATTCATACAGATACCCAAGTGGGGCTGGATGAAGTGATGACACATGAAGGCTTCCAGAAGGATGAGACGACCCAGGATATTGAAGCGAGGGCTAGTGAGCAGCTTCAGACGAATATCCTCGCTGTAATCCACAAGGTGCAGCAGGAGTACGGGGCCGATATCTTTGGCTTTGGTGAAGTGATACATGCGTATCATCCCAAATTATGGGCTGAGATTAAGGGGCAATGGCCGGAAGAGTTCGTCCAGGTGGATGTGACAGTCCGTTCAAAAGTTACCATAGAGAGCAGTGCCAAAACCAAGCGGGCCATCAAGCGGGGGGATTAGCCATGGCTATCTACCTTATAGTCATCTATTCGGTTATTGCTGTACTTGACCCTTACGGGCTGCTAAAGCGGGGGATGAAACGTGATTTCTACGTATGCTCCGTGCTGTGCCTGATATCCTTCTCTCTGGCCTTCGCGCTCGCGATGCATTGGGAGATCCCCAGTCCATCACCGGTTATCGTAAATCTGATAAAAAAACTGTACTGAAGCACGCTCCAGAAGGAGGAGATCACATGAGCAAAGAGATCATACCAGCGGGCCAGGCCATTAGCATAACCGTACAGTTTATTATGGGTAGTTCATTATTCATGGGCGTGGCCGGGCAGTCCGGCAGCAGCAGCTGGATTGCCCTGATTATAGCCATAATACTGGCTGTGCCGCTCATGCTCATCTACGCGAGGCTTCATGTCCTGTTTCCGGGTAAGAATCTGTTTGATATGCTGATCGAAGTATTCGGTCCTATTGTTGGCCGGCTGGGTTCCTGCCTGTACATCTTCTACGCGCTGCATCTGGGGGCGCTTGTGCTGCGGAATTTCGGGGAATTCAGCAAGACGGTTGCCTTAACCTCAACGCCGATGATCGCTCCTATGCTAATGATCGGACTGCTATGCGTCTGGGTAGTCATTGCAGGAATAGAGGTGATCGGCAGAAGCGCTAAATTCCTGCTGCTGTTTAGTTACATGGTGATTATACTGATCCAGTTCCTTTCGGTTCCTAAATTTGAGTTCCATCATCTTTTGCCGCTGCTGGACCGCGGATGGAGGCCTGTCTTTGGAGATGCAGCAGGAGCATTTACGTTTCCATTTGCCGAGATTGTGGTCTTTCTGGGCGCCTTCAATGTGCTGCCTGCCAAAGGCTCCGCCAGACGGGTGCTTGTAAGCGGAACACTGATTGCGGGAATAACTATAATTATAATTACTTTCCGTAATTTACTGGTGCTGGGTCCTGATATTATGTCAAGTCTGTATTTTCCCTCGTATGTGGCTATCAGCAGAATTAACATTGGCGATTTCCTGACCAGAATTGAGGGCTCGGGGGCCATAGTATTTGTAACCACGATGTTCATTAAAGTCAGTCTTTGCCTGTACGTCACCTGTATTGGCTTGGCCAGAGTTTTCAAATTGAAGAGCTACCGGTCGGTGGTGCTGCAGATGGGACTTATCATGGTCTATCTATCCGATTTCATTTACACGGATATTATGGATATGCAGTATTTTGCGTATCATATCTATAAGATATACGCACTCCCGTTCCAGGTAGTTATTCCTGTAATTCTATGGATTACTGCGGAGATTCTCTCCCGGGGAAAGGGGCGCAGGCTTGCGGCTTCCCGGCAGCAGTAGCCCGCAAGCGCTGAAGAACAACGTTTAACACGTTTTGAGATAAGATACTTAACTTAGGCGTTATTACCCTTAGTCCCACATTGTGGGGCTATTTAATGTCCAATGATTTAGAATTTAGCTATAATGAGAGGCAGAGACTAACGTTTGAGAATCAGAGGGGGATTTTGGAACTGCAGGAGCGGAAGCGACCGCCTCTATACAACAGGTTAACGAAAGGCGTGAGAATAGATGAGTGTGTCCAGCATCGTAATGTCCTCGCATTGGGGCAGGGAGGTCAGACATAAGTATGTTGTGCAAGGCTCCAAAGCGCTGGTCGTGGTATTTCCGGGACAGAATTATTCTGCCGAGCGGCCCCTGCTGGAATATGCAGGCAAGCTGGCCCGTGAATACGGCTGTGATCTGCTGCTGCTGGAATATGGATACCAAAGTGCACGGATGGCCTTCAAACGTGAAGAGATCGATATTGTCGCAGAAGAATGCAAGGTGGCACTTGCTTCGCTTCCGGAGTATGAGCAGCTGCTGTTCATCAGCAAGAGCATGGGGACCGTTATCGCCGGTAAGGTGGCTTCAGAGACGGGAATGGGGGAGAAGATATCCCAGCTGTTCCTTACTCCGGTAGCTGAAAGTATCCCTTACATTAAGCAGAGCCGGGGCAGCGTTATTTACGGCGGGAGTGACCCGATGTTCACCGAGCAGCATTCCACCGAGCTCAGCGGCTTGAAGCAGGTACGGGTGTACAGAATTGATGACGCTAACCATTCTCTGGAAGTGGGCAGTGTCAATGAATCGCTGGCCGTACTGCTGGTCATTATTAATTTCTATCATGAGTTTTTCCGCGATTCACTTTAAGGGAGAGATAAAAACATGATTACAGAAGCGGCAATGCTGCAGGTGAAGCCGGGACTGACCCGGCAGTTTGAACAGAGCTTCAAGGAGGCCTCTCCGCTGATTGCCTCGATTGATGGTTATTTGGGGCATGAGCTCCAGCACTGTATGGAGGATGACCATAAATATCTGCTGATTGTCAGATGGCGCAGCCTGGAGGATCACACGGTGGGATTCAGAGAATCGGCCCAGTATCAGGAGTGGAAAGCGCTGCTGCATCATTACTACAGCCCTTTCCCGGTAGTGGAGCATTATACCCGGATCAATCTGGACTAGAGGAAAGGAAGAGCGGATGCTGGGGAAAATAATTGGAAAAGGCCGGACTGCGGAAGTCATGGAGTATGGCGAAGGAAGGATTCTTAAGCTCTACCTGGATGAGGTTCCGGAGCATCATGTGGACTGGGAATACGACATCAGTACATATGTCTTTGAACAGGGAGTGCGTACCCCGCAGCCGGTTGAGCTTGTTGCGGAAGAGGGCAGGAAGGGAATTGTGTTCCAGCAGATCCAT
This window contains:
- a CDS encoding DUF1361 domain-containing protein codes for the protein MKELNYSKVFILLVGMTAATLAVYRVVSLRTDTFYAFLLWNLFLAWVPFFFSMAAHELDKRKIGGLLILPLGIAWMLFFPNAPYIMTDLVHLTIRKSKYIVGGTIQNRYWYDLTTLLLFTWSGWLTGFFSLYQFQHVIYRKTNGVLSWIFVLFACVMGGYGVLLGRVYRLNSWDVLTDRHQLYQLVITSLNQQSVFFSLFVAFVLLVIYATLYCLLNGLASGSGKAYSKGGRR
- a CDS encoding MGMT family protein, producing MTPFTKRVITIIQSIPEGAVMTYGGIARAAGSPRGARQVVRILHSMSRKYKLPWHRVINSKGMISLTEDESGSLQQLYLLGEGIVIDERGVIDLARYQYHPGPGLELELDPEQDSNLYAEDHLLPPFE
- a CDS encoding spore germination protein, with the protein product MKSKDAAMNNESAGKISSYQPLSPSLDDTIALFRRIFNNDGTLRVRVIENKHGVPVRCGLIYVEGMIDRDLIQNGITKPVMNYEFSEKESGNPAELMEKIRMEVINISDIMVSTELEELVGAVVSGKTVFLLDGYAGALNINAQGWETRSIAEPETEKAVRGPREGFTESLLVNLTLIRRRVQNSDLKFVFTNIGTRSKTQTCICYMESLASPDILKELYTRLERVEIDHLLDTGYLAELIRDEPYSPFELIGSTERPDSVVGKIMEGRIALLIEGTSFVLTLPYVFVENFQASEDYYINYYFASFNRLLRVLGAFMSVSIPAGYVALVTYAQEMVPTQLLLSIANARMSVPFPTIVEAIIMLTIFEVLREAGARIPTSIGQAVSIVGALVLGQAAVDARIVSAPMVIVVGLTGITTLLNPRLTGPLIIVRLGLLLVTFFLGIYGYYFGLLGLVIHLMSMRSFGVPYMLGVGSIRPQDIKDTAIRAPWWDMYLRPAMIGARNMRRQPSKKPAKRS
- a CDS encoding Ger(x)C family spore germination protein produces the protein MLSVQISLLLLLSITGCWNYTEVDDMAIVAGVAIDKNKEDGKLQLTAEIVDTTGGKDRNQSGFRMLSLSGDTMFEIVRNMISLTGKKLFWSHSKSIIVSKEIARDGLIKALDWYSRDTETRSDVFIFVSGEKTAHEVLDLNKATQTVLSFELAQMMRDEKHVGSAPVVEIWDFIDKLETVGKSAIAPIISIHDENGKKTERVDGTAIFKKDRMVGSLNGDETKSALFVKNKIQGGVLEVGNKDGIPSYSLEILGSRTKLKPRIVEGKVLMQIHTDTQVGLDEVMTHEGFQKDETTQDIEARASEQLQTNILAVIHKVQQEYGADIFGFGEVIHAYHPKLWAEIKGQWPEEFVQVDVTVRSKVTIESSAKTKRAIKRGD
- a CDS encoding GerAB/ArcD/ProY family transporter, which gives rise to MSKEIIPAGQAISITVQFIMGSSLFMGVAGQSGSSSWIALIIAIILAVPLMLIYARLHVLFPGKNLFDMLIEVFGPIVGRLGSCLYIFYALHLGALVLRNFGEFSKTVALTSTPMIAPMLMIGLLCVWVVIAGIEVIGRSAKFLLLFSYMVIILIQFLSVPKFEFHHLLPLLDRGWRPVFGDAAGAFTFPFAEIVVFLGAFNVLPAKGSARRVLVSGTLIAGITIIIITFRNLLVLGPDIMSSLYFPSYVAISRINIGDFLTRIEGSGAIVFVTTMFIKVSLCLYVTCIGLARVFKLKSYRSVVLQMGLIMVYLSDFIYTDIMDMQYFAYHIYKIYALPFQVVIPVILWITAEILSRGKGRRLAASRQQ
- a CDS encoding alpha/beta hydrolase; this encodes MSVSSIVMSSHWGREVRHKYVVQGSKALVVVFPGQNYSAERPLLEYAGKLAREYGCDLLLLEYGYQSARMAFKREEIDIVAEECKVALASLPEYEQLLFISKSMGTVIAGKVASETGMGEKISQLFLTPVAESIPYIKQSRGSVIYGGSDPMFTEQHSTELSGLKQVRVYRIDDANHSLEVGSVNESLAVLLVIINFYHEFFRDSL
- a CDS encoding antibiotic biosynthesis monooxygenase family protein, producing the protein MITEAAMLQVKPGLTRQFEQSFKEASPLIASIDGYLGHELQHCMEDDHKYLLIVRWRSLEDHTVGFRESAQYQEWKALLHHYYSPFPVVEHYTRINLD